Proteins from one Chroococcidiopsis sp. CCMEE 29 genomic window:
- a CDS encoding cupin domain-containing protein yields the protein MSNCVYVATIGVPGNDSVPPPNHHYHSTAHEVLGISRGKAAVRLGGDARGQTFEVRAGDVIIIPAGVAHKNLDSSSDFLVVGAYPLG from the coding sequence GTGAGTAACTGCGTGTATGTTGCTACCATTGGTGTGCCTGGTAATGATAGTGTTCCGCCACCAAATCATCATTATCACAGCACTGCTCATGAAGTACTGGGCATATCTCGTGGCAAGGCTGCTGTTCGACTTGGAGGTGACGCTCGCGGACAAACATTTGAGGTTCGGGCTGGAGATGTCATCATTATTCCAGCAGGAGTAGCACACAAAAATCTAGATTCTAGTTCCGACTTCCTGGTTGTTGGAGCCTATCCCTTGGGATAG
- a CDS encoding SGNH/GDSL hydrolase family protein, translating to MVPFRPTRRRFIQAIGGASVLTLLGCNRRQQTMVTLYTFGDSILDCGRYNEFGVHPGQLLVQNDDCLFPEFQGQDLASRGPVRLEHRARDGATVDGLPSQAHRLRVEGKAIALITIGGNDLLRGLIRDPGAGIATFANALDTFVQQLQIRAVLLGNVYDPTLGDDNRNFLGVDPAIARKNLQLMNTTIQEIASSYGQFVDLHAHFLTGDPSWFTATIEPSLRGASEVRRAFLPYVVSKI from the coding sequence ATGGTTCCGTTTCGACCTACACGACGACGGTTTATTCAAGCGATAGGAGGGGCAAGCGTCCTGACGCTGTTGGGCTGTAATCGACGGCAACAAACAATGGTTACGCTGTATACTTTTGGCGACTCGATTCTAGATTGCGGACGATATAACGAGTTCGGTGTTCATCCAGGGCAACTGCTCGTTCAGAATGACGATTGCCTGTTTCCCGAATTTCAGGGTCAAGACCTCGCCTCACGTGGACCTGTCCGCCTCGAACATCGTGCCCGTGATGGTGCAACGGTTGATGGTCTGCCTTCTCAGGCTCACCGATTGCGGGTGGAAGGAAAAGCGATCGCATTAATCACCATCGGTGGCAACGATCTGCTACGCGGATTAATTCGCGATCCAGGTGCAGGAATAGCAACCTTTGCTAATGCCCTCGACACATTTGTGCAGCAGTTGCAAATCCGTGCTGTTCTGCTGGGTAATGTGTACGATCCTACGCTGGGAGATGACAATCGCAATTTTTTAGGAGTTGACCCGGCGATCGCCCGCAAGAACCTCCAGCTTATGAACACTACGATTCAAGAAATTGCCAGTAGTTATGGGCAGTTCGTCGATCTCCATGCTCACTTTTTGACGGGCGACCCATCGTGGTTTACAGCGACGATCGAGCCAAGCCTGCGGGGTGCGTCGGAAGTGCGTCGGGCTTTTCTCCCCTATGTCGTCAGCAAGATTTAA
- a CDS encoding PAS domain S-box protein, which translates to MKISLYRSLSAEQVEALQALSRQVVKQVQLRRNLARYKKGTNARQQAAETLRHASKNRQLALAATKAEGGETFSVRTTEQIKAEIKDKFGFIPPFFTPAQQNPQVLENLWQQTLFAYVNNPLPPLFKEKLSAYLSRYCAVPYCMICHSCSLRPLGMKAREVLELLESPPPIETDISEHLKLLAAHSDELGVWPEPNSTLEESLLYCSIFIALERDETEYCRSELCRLLGTVNYQHLVTFIAYVKTCHVWMEAHPEVAYEADKRVQENLSAFLEQEPGLADFFRNYRERVRHERQSRAEQLAMLAERKRNFDALKKAAEENLRLAQAVASVSNGVLITDPNQPDNPIIYSNSAFSRLTGYRQDEIIGRNCRFLQGSGTDPQTVARIRQAIAERREVQATLINYRQDGQPFWNELKISPVFSDGGNLLYFVGIQTDITERKQAEEQIREQATLLDKAQDAIFVLDLEDHILFWNDHAKRLFGWTASEAITHRAGELLFDAEPAQFKDAHQTVIAAGEWHGELQQVTKDGKEIIVESRWTLVRDQAEVPKSILVVNTDITEKKQLERQFLRTQRLESIGTLAGGIAHDLNNILTPILAASQLLQIKLPDTDERTQRMLKTLETNTKRGAALVKQVLSFARGVEGQHTILQVRHLIAEIKQIVKQTFPKWIEFCIDVSPELWAVSGDATQLHQVLMNLCVNARDAMTDGGSLSISAENFFIDQNYARMHLEAKVGPYVAITVEDSGVGIPPEIIDRIFEPFFTTKELGKGTGLGLATVIGIIKSHGGFINVSSQVGKGTQFKVFLPAVEATAAPRVEDTELPIGNGELILVVDDEAPIREITKISLESYNYKVILASDGIEAIALYAQHKHEICGVVVDMMMPSMDGATTIRTLQKINPQVKIIAVSGLITNSKLAQQVGINTFLSKPYTARELLQALSSVLNPKSTD; encoded by the coding sequence ATGAAAATTTCACTATACCGCTCACTTTCTGCTGAACAGGTAGAGGCGCTCCAGGCTTTGAGCCGTCAGGTAGTCAAGCAAGTGCAGCTACGGCGTAACTTAGCTAGGTACAAAAAGGGTACTAATGCTCGCCAACAGGCTGCAGAGACGCTACGGCATGCCAGCAAGAACCGGCAACTTGCACTTGCTGCCACTAAAGCTGAGGGTGGGGAGACTTTTTCAGTACGAACAACTGAGCAAATTAAAGCAGAAATCAAGGATAAATTTGGCTTTATCCCGCCCTTCTTTACTCCAGCCCAACAGAATCCTCAAGTATTGGAAAACCTATGGCAACAAACGCTGTTCGCCTATGTCAATAATCCCTTGCCGCCTCTGTTTAAAGAAAAGCTTTCGGCGTACCTCTCGCGCTACTGCGCTGTTCCCTACTGCATGATCTGCCATAGTTGTAGCTTACGCCCATTAGGGATGAAGGCACGGGAGGTATTAGAACTGCTAGAATCGCCTCCGCCAATAGAAACGGACATCAGTGAACACCTGAAGTTGCTGGCGGCACACTCTGATGAGTTAGGGGTCTGGCCAGAGCCAAATTCGACACTTGAAGAAAGTTTACTCTACTGTTCAATATTTATTGCTCTGGAACGAGACGAGACTGAGTATTGTCGCAGTGAACTGTGCCGTCTTCTAGGCACTGTGAACTATCAACATTTAGTCACGTTTATCGCTTACGTGAAGACTTGTCACGTCTGGATGGAGGCCCACCCAGAAGTTGCTTATGAAGCAGACAAGCGAGTACAGGAAAATCTCAGTGCTTTTCTTGAGCAAGAGCCTGGCTTAGCTGACTTCTTTCGCAACTACCGTGAGAGAGTCAGGCATGAACGTCAGAGCCGAGCGGAACAACTGGCTATGCTAGCCGAGCGTAAGCGGAACTTTGATGCACTGAAGAAAGCAGCCGAAGAGAACTTACGACTTGCACAAGCTGTGGCATCAGTCTCTAATGGAGTGCTAATTACTGACCCGAACCAACCAGATAACCCCATCATCTACTCGAACTCTGCTTTCTCTCGGCTGACTGGATATCGACAAGATGAGATTATTGGTCGCAATTGCCGCTTTTTGCAAGGATCTGGCACAGATCCTCAAACAGTTGCTCGCATTCGCCAAGCCATTGCCGAAAGACGAGAAGTTCAAGCCACGTTAATAAATTATCGCCAAGATGGTCAGCCTTTTTGGAATGAGTTAAAAATCTCTCCCGTGTTCTCGGACGGAGGTAATTTACTCTACTTCGTGGGTATTCAGACAGATATTACCGAGCGCAAGCAGGCAGAGGAGCAAATTCGAGAACAAGCAACACTGCTTGACAAAGCCCAAGATGCTATTTTTGTTCTGGACTTAGAAGACCATATTCTCTTCTGGAACGATCACGCCAAACGGTTATTTGGTTGGACGGCTAGTGAAGCGATCACTCATCGTGCCGGCGAGCTCCTGTTTGACGCAGAGCCAGCTCAATTCAAAGATGCACATCAGACAGTAATTGCAGCAGGGGAATGGCATGGTGAGCTACAACAAGTCACCAAAGATGGCAAGGAAATTATTGTCGAAAGCCGCTGGACACTAGTACGAGATCAGGCGGAAGTACCTAAATCAATCTTGGTTGTCAATACCGATATCACAGAAAAAAAACAACTTGAAAGGCAGTTTCTCCGAACACAACGACTAGAGAGCATTGGCACACTCGCTGGCGGCATTGCCCACGATCTAAACAATATATTGACGCCAATTCTAGCCGCGTCTCAACTGCTACAGATAAAACTTCCCGATACGGATGAGCGGACTCAGCGGATGCTCAAGACACTGGAAACCAACACTAAACGCGGGGCAGCTTTAGTCAAGCAAGTGCTGTCGTTTGCGCGCGGAGTTGAAGGACAGCACACAATTTTGCAAGTCAGGCATCTAATTGCAGAAATAAAGCAGATTGTGAAACAGACATTTCCTAAATGGATTGAATTCTGCATAGACGTATCGCCAGAACTTTGGGCTGTCTCTGGAGATGCCACCCAATTGCACCAAGTGCTAATGAACCTTTGTGTCAACGCCCGTGATGCCATGACCGATGGCGGTAGTCTGAGTATTTCTGCCGAAAACTTTTTCATCGATCAAAACTATGCCCGGATGCATCTTGAGGCAAAAGTTGGACCTTACGTTGCAATTACTGTTGAGGATAGTGGAGTTGGCATTCCACCAGAAATCATTGATAGAATTTTCGAGCCATTTTTCACCACTAAAGAGCTGGGTAAAGGTACGGGATTAGGACTAGCAACGGTGATTGGCATCATCAAAAGCCACGGTGGTTTTATCAATGTGTCTAGCCAAGTTGGCAAAGGAACTCAATTTAAGGTGTTCTTGCCAGCAGTGGAAGCCACAGCAGCGCCGCGAGTAGAAGACACAGAACTGCCTATAGGCAATGGAGAATTGATTTTAGTTGTAGATGACGAAGCCCCAATTCGAGAGATTACTAAAATTTCCCTGGAAAGTTACAACTACAAAGTGATCTTGGCAAGCGACGGAATTGAGGCGATCGCGCTGTACGCTCAGCATAAACATGAAATTTGTGGGGTGGTGGTGGATATGATGATGCCATCTATGGATGGAGCAACAACTATCCGCACGCTGCAAAAAATTAATCCTCAAGTCAAGATAATTGCTGTTAGCGGACTCATAACCAACAGTAAACTGGCGCAACAGGTTGGTATTAACACATTTTTGTCCAAGCCTTACACAGCTAGGGAGTTATTGCAAGCTTTATCCAGTGTTCTCAATCCAAAATCAACAGATTAA
- a CDS encoding alpha/beta hydrolase — translation MPLDFLLRWLSSLLTIAFVGSGGYILYQWYEGELISDRWLILGSLMLLWSFLGFVPILLLHRPGKDEPKPIRSSQVQRLIQPDGSEIHVEFYGSEHAPTIILTHGWGPDSTVWYYAKKQLTEQFRVIVWDLPGLGKSKKPHNRDYSLEKYARDLEAVLSLAGDQPVMLLGHSMGGMILLTFCRLFPEHLGQQVAGLIVVDATYTNPLKTTIFSKLLLALQKPLLEPLLHLAIALSPLLWFTSWLSYLNGLTLLTTEISGFTGRETRGQLNFSTLIGLKASPGVLAQGTLAMLRCNETEILPKISVPTLVVFGKSDIATRPFANKRISREVPQADLAVLAPAGHMGLMERNQQFAQVVRVFSATCLGLKQ, via the coding sequence ATGCCCCTCGATTTTCTCTTGCGTTGGCTGTCAAGTCTGCTGACAATCGCCTTTGTGGGGAGTGGAGGCTATATTCTCTATCAGTGGTATGAAGGCGAGCTGATTAGCGATCGTTGGTTAATCCTAGGTTCACTTATGCTGCTGTGGTCATTCTTGGGGTTTGTGCCGATTTTGTTACTCCATCGTCCCGGTAAGGATGAACCGAAACCGATCCGCAGCAGTCAAGTTCAGCGCCTCATCCAACCTGATGGCAGCGAAATCCATGTTGAGTTTTACGGTTCAGAACACGCCCCAACAATCATCCTGACTCATGGCTGGGGACCCGATAGCACCGTTTGGTATTACGCCAAAAAGCAACTCACCGAGCAGTTTCGCGTAATCGTGTGGGATCTACCCGGTTTAGGCAAGTCCAAAAAGCCGCACAATCGAGACTACTCCTTAGAGAAATATGCCCGCGACTTAGAAGCCGTTTTGAGTCTGGCGGGAGATCAACCTGTTATGTTGTTAGGACACAGCATGGGCGGCATGATTTTACTAACATTCTGCCGCTTGTTTCCAGAACACTTGGGGCAACAGGTAGCTGGCTTAATTGTCGTGGATGCAACCTATACAAATCCACTCAAAACTACCATTTTCAGCAAGCTACTGCTGGCATTACAGAAGCCCTTACTGGAACCCTTGCTTCACCTAGCGATCGCGCTCTCTCCCCTTTTATGGTTCACGAGTTGGCTTAGTTATTTGAATGGTTTGACGCTATTAACTACTGAAATCTCTGGATTTACAGGTAGAGAAACACGGGGGCAGCTTAATTTTTCAACGCTAATTGGGTTGAAGGCATCACCTGGTGTGCTGGCACAGGGAACCCTAGCAATGCTTAGATGCAATGAAACGGAAATATTACCCAAAATTTCTGTTCCGACACTGGTTGTGTTTGGCAAGTCTGATATTGCCACCCGACCTTTTGCCAACAAACGAATTAGTAGGGAAGTACCCCAAGCAGATCTTGCTGTGTTGGCTCCCGCCGGACACATGGGTCTGATGGAGCGCAATCAACAATTTGCACAAGTCGTTCGGGTATTTAGTGCGACTTGTCTGGGCTTAAAGCAGTGA
- a CDS encoding alpha/beta hydrolase, which produces MSETFVIPNTQFYTWKNYRCAYKHYAPPTSEAEDSTPLMLIHPIGVGLSGRFWHRFCHAWYQNDRTNPIYNPDLLGCGESDMPHIAYTPSDWANQLQHFLQTVIQKPVTLVVQGALLPVALELARLQTQPNLIYHLVLANPPAMAVMTEAISLRQQKLTWNLLDSPLGTAFYFYARRPQFLSSFSTRQLFADAARVDPQWLDMLVKGAANPASRYAVFSFLAGFWRQNYTEAIAAITQPTLVVVGEKASSISRAGKQDTSDQRLADYLKCLSGGEGVKIAGRNVLPYESTTEFTATLAAFEDMDLTGEQ; this is translated from the coding sequence ATGAGCGAGACTTTTGTTATACCAAATACACAGTTCTACACCTGGAAGAACTATCGCTGCGCTTACAAACATTACGCCCCACCCACTTCAGAAGCAGAAGATAGTACTCCTTTAATGTTGATTCACCCGATTGGTGTTGGCTTATCAGGTCGATTTTGGCATCGCTTCTGTCATGCTTGGTATCAAAACGATCGCACTAATCCCATTTACAACCCCGACCTCCTCGGTTGCGGTGAGAGCGATATGCCACATATTGCATACACTCCATCTGATTGGGCAAATCAATTGCAACACTTTCTACAAACAGTCATACAAAAACCTGTCACCCTAGTCGTGCAGGGAGCGCTGCTACCAGTAGCACTTGAGTTAGCCCGGTTGCAAACTCAGCCAAATCTAATTTACCACTTGGTACTGGCTAATCCCCCAGCTATGGCAGTAATGACTGAAGCAATCTCACTTAGGCAGCAGAAATTAACTTGGAATTTGCTAGATTCGCCCCTTGGCACTGCCTTTTATTTTTATGCTCGAAGACCGCAGTTTTTGAGTTCTTTCTCCACTCGCCAACTTTTTGCTGATGCTGCTCGTGTTGATCCTCAATGGTTGGATATGCTAGTCAAAGGTGCTGCAAATCCCGCCAGCCGTTATGCAGTCTTTTCTTTCTTAGCTGGTTTCTGGCGACAGAATTATACAGAAGCGATTGCAGCGATTACTCAACCAACATTGGTTGTTGTCGGTGAAAAAGCATCGAGTATTAGTAGAGCAGGCAAGCAGGATACATCAGACCAACGATTAGCTGATTACCTCAAGTGCTTGTCTGGAGGCGAAGGTGTTAAGATTGCTGGTCGTAATGTCTTGCCCTACGAGTCTACGACTGAATTTACTGCTACATTAGCAGCGTTTGAAGACATGGACTTAACAGGGGAGCAGTAG
- a CDS encoding calcium-binding protein — translation MSISNSEADESREHRIAMEVIVDAYTEEEQAMGWYYYLESKLNFPFKAKWKSEGRRSSPTEGAEVEVLGMSSEEDCSEDMFVEVLYKEGTAKDIFSVPLSDLETVAADEATQEAITDWNYWVSRGYEF, via the coding sequence ATGTCTATCTCTAATTCTGAAGCAGACGAAAGCCGAGAACATCGGATTGCGATGGAGGTGATTGTTGATGCCTATACCGAAGAAGAACAAGCGATGGGCTGGTACTACTACCTCGAAAGCAAGCTTAACTTTCCATTTAAGGCTAAGTGGAAGAGTGAAGGACGCAGATCTTCTCCAACTGAGGGCGCAGAAGTTGAAGTTTTAGGAATGTCATCAGAGGAGGATTGCTCAGAGGATATGTTTGTAGAAGTGCTTTATAAAGAAGGTACAGCTAAAGATATTTTCTCCGTGCCTTTATCTGATCTAGAGACAGTTGCAGCGGATGAGGCAACTCAAGAAGCGATCACTGACTGGAACTATTGGGTTAGCAGAGGCTACGAATTCTAA
- a CDS encoding CAP domain-containing protein: protein MPEISVNAKTSTSNAKIPTSTAKIDRQFIPTASTNLPIYIAQANTSPASVEQAVHNQVNQYRAQRGLPPLSLDERISGQARTHSQNMASGAVPFSHNGFAQRVQAIGGMIPYRAAAENVAYNQGYNDPATQAVQGWLRSTGHRQNIEGNYTLTGVGVARNARGEYYFTQIFIRSR from the coding sequence GTGCCGGAAATTTCAGTTAATGCTAAAACTTCTACCTCTAATGCTAAAATTCCGACCTCTACTGCCAAGATAGACCGCCAGTTTATACCTACCGCATCTACTAACTTGCCGATTTATATTGCTCAGGCAAATACTTCACCAGCCTCTGTAGAACAAGCGGTTCATAACCAAGTGAACCAGTACCGCGCTCAGCGCGGCTTACCACCGCTCAGCTTAGATGAACGGATTAGTGGTCAGGCAAGAACCCATAGTCAAAACATGGCAAGTGGTGCAGTCCCATTTAGTCATAATGGCTTTGCTCAGAGAGTTCAAGCAATTGGTGGAATGATTCCCTACCGCGCTGCTGCTGAAAATGTGGCTTACAACCAAGGCTATAATGACCCAGCCACTCAAGCTGTTCAAGGTTGGCTCAGAAGTACAGGGCATCGTCAGAATATTGAGGGTAACTATACCTTGACTGGAGTTGGCGTTGCCAGGAATGCTAGGGGTGAATACTACTTCACGCAGATATTTATCCGTAGCCGCTAA
- a CDS encoding ribonuclease H-like domain-containing protein, giving the protein MELADFQVCDRDLSDAILSQYRSAEAIAVDTETMGLLPQRDRLCLVQLCDAEDRVTVIRIAKGQTDAPNLKQLLEAGNVIKVFHFARFDIATLRHHLSIQVTPIFCTKIASKLARTYTNRHGLKDLVQELEQVELDKSAQSSDWGNAANLSEAQLRYAANDVRYLLSARQKLIEMLKREERYQLAQQCFQCLPTIVSLDLLQFKDLFEH; this is encoded by the coding sequence ATGGAATTAGCAGATTTTCAGGTTTGCGATCGCGACCTTAGTGATGCCATCTTATCTCAGTACCGTAGTGCGGAGGCGATCGCCGTGGATACGGAAACTATGGGTTTATTACCTCAACGTGATCGCTTGTGTCTTGTCCAACTTTGTGATGCAGAAGATCGAGTGACTGTCATTCGCATTGCCAAAGGTCAAACTGATGCGCCGAATTTAAAACAGTTGCTGGAAGCAGGCAATGTCATCAAGGTGTTTCATTTTGCTCGTTTTGACATTGCCACCTTGCGGCATCATCTCAGTATTCAGGTAACGCCAATTTTCTGCACAAAAATTGCCAGTAAATTAGCCCGAACCTATACTAACCGTCACGGTCTTAAAGATTTAGTACAAGAGTTAGAGCAGGTAGAACTTGACAAGAGTGCTCAAAGTTCTGACTGGGGTAACGCTGCCAACTTGTCAGAAGCGCAACTACGCTATGCTGCTAATGATGTCCGCTACCTGCTAAGTGCACGGCAAAAGCTGATTGAGATGCTGAAACGAGAAGAACGCTATCAACTGGCACAGCAATGCTTTCAGTGTCTGCCAACGATAGTTTCCTTAGATTTGTTGCAATTCAAGGATTTGTTTGAGCATTAA